The following is a genomic window from Theobroma cacao cultivar B97-61/B2 chromosome 10, Criollo_cocoa_genome_V2, whole genome shotgun sequence.
aacataccttgatgtcatctctacTATAGGGTCTGTTAATCTACGATAATATGGCCAGATGCCGAGAGATAGACCACAGCTCgatgacgatggtgctcaacagagagTTGACAGAGCTTGTACAGTTTAGAGATTTGAGAGAGCTTACGACGATGGTGTTCAACACAGACTTGGCagagttgagagagaaagatgaccgAGCTCAAACAGCTGagcaattatttttattttttttattttctctctggCGGGAGGGAGATAGCTCAAACAGCTGAGCATTTATTCGAAATGATATTGTTAAAGGCATTTTGGTCTACTCATGCTTCTTTTTTGTTAGAAacagataactttatatagatgattttttttgaaatcacCTTATCACGAGGTctttttctcacaatttcctcatcTTCAAGTTATGAGTCTGATTTAATATGCAAATAGAGTAGAGTCTTTGTatttattatcaattaattttagattGGACACCTTTCAATTGTATGCCTCTTCAACTCTACTCACtgttatttttctcttttgtttcatCTACAGTGAACTTGTAAAgattcttcctttgttcagaAGAGCTAAGTGAAATTGAGATAAGAAGCCTGCCTGTCAGTTGTCTTTCCTActgaaaattttctattttgtttgCATTTCTCTGGTTTTTTTAAATATCGAAATTGCCAACATACTGAGTCATTTCTTTGACTGACAATATTTTAGATGTTGAAATACAGGAAAATCTGAGTGGAGGCCCCAGGTTCAATTGGTCCCAGCCTTTAGTTTTAAAAGATAATCCTCTGACaaaatatcaataattttcaaatttaagatgGGAGTTGACCATTATGTTATAATCCGCTGATGGAAGTGCTTGACTTACTGAACTTACATCTGGGACCTCCTTTGAGCTTAAGATTAACCATGGCTGCAAAACACGTTAAACCATGTTTACTGCTGGTTTTGATCTTCTCCGCATATGTCTGTGTTTCAGCTGAACCGAATAATAGGAAAAAATCTTTGAACATAATCAAACAACTGAACCGTAGAGGGCCGTATATTGGTCTCATCACTGTGATTCGTACAGAGGAGAATGCATTTTTTGCTACAGGGTCCTTCAGGCCTGATCCCAAGTACCCTTTTGTGGATCTTTCTGGTAAGTAATGCTTCACTGGATATGATTTGCTCGGTATTCTAATGCTAGCGTTCTGTTTCTGTTAGTGTAAAAAGAATTCTTATGTTGCAGGAAGAAGATTTCGCATAGGAAAAGTTCATGGAAAGAAAGTCATCTTTGTCAGATGTGGGGTTGGAATGGTAGATCAcaacttttttaatttctgtTGATACACCAGCATTCACATCTCGTTCTTCTTATCCCGTACGAAAAGTTAGAAATCCTTGTTTGTACCTCAATCAACACTGCACAAACTCATCGCTTAAGGTACTTCCTGCTTTACGCTTGTTTACTGCTTGGCTTGATCAGGTTAATGCAGCTGCAGCAACACAACAAATGCTAGATCTGTTTGATGTGGAGGGAATCATCCATTTTGGAATTGCTGGCAATGTAAATAACTCTATGTCCATTGGAGATGTTACCATTCCAAGTCAAGTTGCACATACCGGCATTTGGGATTGGCTGGTATTACATATAAGACTCTACTTTTATCCCCTTTTCTGTCTGTTAGAAGTTGCTCTTGTTGTTACAAGGCAATTTTAGCTATAATCtccaattttgttatgaaCAGAACCCACAAGGGACAGTGGATCAGGATGATGTTGCTCAACTGGATATTGGAAGCTACAATGTTCCAACAGGAAGTGGATCTAACCTCTTAGGGCATATCGGGTATAGGAAAGAgcaatttttttcaaagtcaGGAGAGCCGAATATTGCTCAGTCTCTGGTTTGGGCTAAAACAAGTCCACAGTGGCTTCAGCTTGCTTCCAACTTCGGGGTAGactctttttcctctttcttaatttattgTCAACAACATATAGCATGCTCCCAACTTGGACAAtgtagttatttatttttattttcctgattttcttcttaatttatcACCACCTTGTAGCCATAACTTTAGGCAATATGTTTCCAACTCTTCTGCAATTTGAAGGCATATCTGATATCTAGTtgacaaaagaagaaaaaagaaagaaagaacgaAAGCTTATGCCCCTCATTTCTGATAACCAAAGTAGCCTTATTAAAGTGTTAGTCTTCCTCTCGACTTCCTCAGAACAAAAaacatcttgtaaatcatgcTGCCCCCATGATGGATCGAAGGAAAGAATTGGACTCCTATTTGTACATAAGAACTTCGAACAGAATGTAACATTTCTCCTATATGGACTTTGACATACAACATATTAAAGgcaataaaaatttgattacaaGTAGTGGAAAGCAATTGTCTGATTTAGAGATCTAACTTCTGCAACAGGTTTGCAACTTCTATTCCACTGTTATTAGATTATTCTTCTGTGATGCCTTTTCTAGACTTATGTATATTGTCTTTTTGTATCCTTAAACTTGCATCAGGAGTTGATATTAGAGCAGTGTGTGAATTCA
Proteins encoded in this region:
- the LOC18586588 gene encoding bark storage protein A codes for the protein MEVLDLLNLHLGPPLSLRLTMAAKHVKPCLLLVLIFSAYVCVSAEPNNRKKSLNIIKQLNRRGPYIGLITVIRTEENAFFATGSFRPDPKYPFVDLSGRRFRIGKVHGKKVIFVRCGVGMVNAAAATQQMLDLFDVEGIIHFGIAGNVNNSMSIGDVTIPSQVAHTGIWDWLNPQGTVDQDDVAQLDIGSYNVPTGSGSNLLGHIGYRKEQFFSKSGEPNIAQSLVWAKTSPQWLQLASNFGELILEQCVNSSLCLPQKPKLVVGLRASTANIFVDNAAYRDFLFQTFHISSVDMESAAVVMTSLSNGFPLIVIRGLSDLAGRQRGENAIKAFGSLAAVNAAKAVLAFIARLPGYAR